A region from the Andrena cerasifolii isolate SP2316 chromosome 9, iyAndCera1_principal, whole genome shotgun sequence genome encodes:
- the LOC143373410 gene encoding histone H2A-like produces MSGRGKGGKAKGKTKSRSNRAGLQFPVGRIHRLLRKGNYAERVGAGAPVYLAAVMEYLAAEVLELAGNAARDNKKTRIIPRHLQLAIRNDEELNKLLSGVTIAQGGVLPNIQAVLLPKKTEKKA; encoded by the coding sequence ATGTCTGGACGTGGCAAAGGTGGAAAAGCGAAGGGAAAGACGAAGTCTCGTTCTAACAGAGCAGGTCTTCAATTCCCTGTTGGACGTATCCATAGACTTCTTCGCAAAGGGAACTATGCAGAACGCGTTGGTGCAGGAGCACCAGTGTATCTCGCTGCAGTTATGGAATATTTGGCAGCTGAAGTTCTGGAGTTGGCTGGTAACGCAGCCAGAGACAACAAGAAGACCAGAATTATTCCTCGTCATCTGCAACTCGCCATCCGTAATGACGAGGAATTGAATAAATTGCTGTCTGGTGTAACCATCGCTCAAGGTGGTGTTCTACCAAACATCCAAGCAGTTTTGCTGCCGAAGAAGACCGAGAAGAAAGCTTAA
- the LOC143373411 gene encoding histone H2B, with product MPPKASGKAVKKAGKAQKNISKTDKKKKRRRKESYAIYIYKVLKQVHPDTGISSKAMSIMNSFVNDVFERIAAEASRLAHYNKRSTITSREIQTAVRLLLPGELAKHAVSEGTKAVTKYTSSK from the coding sequence ATGCCACCAAAAGCGAGCGGAAAAGCTGTGAAGAAGGCTGGTAAGGCCCAGAAGAACATCAGCAAGAccgacaagaagaagaagaggaggaggaaggagaGCTATGCCATCTACATCTACAAAGTGCTGAAGCAAGTCCATCCCGACACTGGAATATCCAGCAAGGCGATGAGCATCATGAACAGCTTCGTCAACGATGTGTTCGAGCGGATTGCTGCCGAAGCCTCTCGTTTGGCTCACTATAATAAGAGATCGACCATCACATCTCGGGAGATTCAAACAGCCGTGAGGCTTTTGTTGCCTGGTGAATTAGCCAAGCACGCAGTCTCTGAAGGCACCAAAGCTGTTACCAAATACACCAGCTCGAAATAA
- the LOC143373408 gene encoding uncharacterized protein LOC143373408 has product MHVLFVALQIFLISNFVSTEILITEAAEVLPPTSSEQSPSTQSRPTSATPSTTASPSGPPSPTPSSATPSSSGPPSSTPSPSSSPSTTPLPSGPPSTTPSVTPTSTISSTTLVDTNPCTTTGRFPIKDPNCQKYYYCYVDGTNIVMYNLQCPNSLRFNPTLQKCVLPASYPCPAT; this is encoded by the coding sequence ATgcacgttttattcgttgcaCTCCAGATATTTCTTATTTCCAATTTTGTTTCTACGGAAATATTGATAACCGAAGCAGCAGAAGTGTTGCCACCAACGTCATCGGAACAGTCTCCATCGACACAATCTAGACCCACGTCAGCAACTCCATCAACAACGGCATCACCATCAGGTCCGCCATCACCAACACCATCGTCAGCAACGCCATCGTCATCAGGACCTCCGTCATCAACACCATCGCCATCGAGTTCCCCATCAACAACGCCATTACCATCTGGACCGCCATCTACAACTCCATCAGTAACACCAACATCAACAATATCAAGTACAACATTAGTAGATACGAATCCTTGCACTACCACTGGTAGGTTTCCAATCAAAGATCCCAATTGCCAGAAATATTATTACTGTTACGTGGATGGTACAAACATCGTAATGTATAATCTTCAATGTCCAAACTCTTTACGATTCAATCCAACACTACAGAAATGCGTGCTGCCGGCATCTTATCCGTGCCCAGCAACTTAA